A single window of Candidatus Falkowbacteria bacterium DNA harbors:
- a CDS encoding LemA family protein, with amino-acid sequence MSATIIYVILAVVAVIIVWLIAVYNGLIRLRNRVDEASSDIDVQLKRRYDLIPNLMETVKGYMTHEQETLQKVTEARTAAMGSHDNKDASPEDQAKAENMLSGALKTLFAVAESYPDLKASANFAKLQDELSDIENKIQAARRFYNGNVRDFNTKIQVFPTNMIANAIGFKKYDFFEADEKEKENVKVKF; translated from the coding sequence ATGTCAGCAACAATTATTTATGTAATTTTGGCAGTTGTAGCAGTAATTATCGTTTGGTTAATCGCAGTCTACAACGGACTAATTCGTTTACGTAATCGTGTGGACGAGGCTTCTTCAGATATTGATGTTCAGTTAAAACGACGTTATGATTTGATTCCAAATCTAATGGAGACCGTTAAAGGTTACATGACGCACGAACAAGAAACTTTACAAAAAGTAACTGAAGCTCGAACAGCTGCCATGGGATCACATGATAACAAGGATGCTAGTCCAGAAGACCAAGCTAAGGCCGAAAACATGCTGTCAGGAGCGTTAAAAACCTTGTTCGCAGTAGCTGAGAGTTATCCTGACCTGAAGGCTTCTGCTAATTTTGCGAAGTTGCAAGATGAGTTGAGTGATATTGAAAATAAGATCCAAGCTGCTCGAAGATTTTACAATGGTAATGTTCGTGACTTCAATACCAAAATTCAAGTTTTCCCAACAAATATGATTGCTAATGCTATTGGATTTAAAAAGTATGATTTTTTTGAAGCCGATGAGAAAGAAAAAGAAAACGTAAAAGTTAAATTTTAG
- a CDS encoding RNA methyltransferase has translation MAITSKDNEKIKLLRKLKLKKYREQLALFKVENLKIISEAIAGKIKPEQVIVTQDFLDKYNKEFTELKLDYYLVDKKVYKSFSELETPQGICAVFAKVETKTNLKDPVIYLNAINDPGNLGAILRSAVAFGYKNIIVDELCADIYNSKTIQASKGAIFKLNIEQDEGSKLLDLLKMKKLKVLASLLNQKAHNLEEIKVKNNYCLVLGNESRGIDDEIKSRTDEFIKIKISSNMESLNVASAAAIIMHHLKNL, from the coding sequence ATGGCTATTACCAGCAAGGACAATGAAAAAATTAAACTATTACGTAAACTTAAGCTCAAGAAATATAGAGAACAGTTGGCGTTGTTCAAGGTAGAAAACTTAAAAATAATTAGTGAAGCTATTGCAGGAAAAATAAAACCGGAGCAAGTTATAGTCACCCAAGACTTTTTAGATAAATACAATAAAGAATTTACTGAGCTCAAGTTGGACTATTATTTAGTTGACAAAAAGGTTTACAAAAGTTTTTCAGAACTTGAAACCCCACAGGGCATTTGCGCAGTTTTTGCTAAAGTTGAAACTAAAACTAATCTTAAAGACCCGGTGATTTATTTAAATGCAATTAATGATCCTGGTAACCTGGGAGCAATCCTTCGTAGTGCTGTTGCCTTTGGTTACAAGAATATTATTGTGGATGAACTTTGCGCTGATATTTACAATAGTAAAACCATTCAGGCTAGCAAAGGTGCTATATTTAAATTAAATATCGAGCAAGATGAAGGATCAAAACTCCTTGATTTACTCAAAATGAAAAAGCTCAAAGTATTAGCGTCTTTATTGAATCAAAAAGCTCATAATCTTGAAGAAATAAAGGTGAAAAATAATTACTGCTTAGTCTTGGGAAATGAATCACGTGGCATTGATGATGAAATAAAGAGTCGCACAGACGAATTTATTAAAATAAAAATCAGCTCAAATATGGAATCGCTTAATGTTGCCAGTGCCGCAGCGATTATTATGCATCATTTAAAAAATTTGTAA
- a CDS encoding M48 family metallopeptidase produces MYNQIDSNKRNSMFLIVIFFAVLLGVGYAYDYIYGGQGQVPYLGMIIAVGFSLLMTSVSYFKGDKIALSASGAKEIQKTDNPYVYRMVENLCITAGLPAPKVYLIDDPSINAFATGRKPELASIAVTKGAIEKLENEELEGVIAHELSHVGNYDIRFMMLVTVLVGAIAILADWFMRISIWGGRGRSRSNKGGHPALIIIGLVFIVLSPIIAQLIKFAISRKREYLADASASLLTRYPEGLASALEKIAYENKPLARASKATAHLYIANPFSGTKVKKLFSTHPPIEERIKKLRKMA; encoded by the coding sequence ATGTACAACCAGATAGACTCCAACAAAAGAAATTCAATGTTCTTGATTGTGATTTTTTTCGCAGTTCTGCTTGGTGTTGGCTATGCTTATGATTATATATATGGTGGCCAAGGCCAAGTTCCGTACCTTGGAATGATTATAGCTGTTGGGTTTTCATTATTAATGACCAGTGTTTCATATTTCAAAGGAGACAAGATAGCCTTGTCAGCTTCTGGCGCAAAAGAAATTCAAAAAACGGACAATCCATATGTTTATCGAATGGTAGAAAATCTTTGTATTACAGCTGGCCTGCCAGCACCAAAAGTTTATTTGATCGATGATCCGTCAATTAATGCTTTTGCTACGGGACGAAAACCAGAATTAGCTTCAATCGCAGTTACCAAGGGAGCAATTGAAAAGTTGGAAAATGAAGAGTTAGAAGGGGTAATTGCTCATGAGTTATCTCACGTTGGTAATTATGATATTCGTTTTATGATGTTAGTAACGGTTTTGGTTGGTGCAATCGCAATCTTGGCAGATTGGTTTATGCGGATAAGTATTTGGGGTGGTCGTGGTCGTTCACGTAGCAATAAGGGTGGTCATCCGGCTTTAATAATCATTGGCTTAGTTTTTATAGTCCTTTCTCCAATAATTGCCCAGCTTATAAAGTTTGCTATTTCTCGGAAAAGAGAATATTTAGCTGACGCTTCAGCCTCACTTTTGACTAGGTATCCAGAAGGGTTAGCTAGCGCGTTAGAAAAGATTGCTTATGAAAATAAGCCTTTAGCTCGAGCTTCGAAAGCAACTGCACATCTCTACATTGCAAATCCTTTTTCCGGAACAAAAGTTAAAAAACTATTTTCAACCCATCCACCAATTGAAGAAAGAATAAAAAAACTGAGAAAGATGGCTTAA
- a CDS encoding methionine adenosyltransferase domain-containing protein: protein MLRTAESVSPMHPDKICDRVSDAILDICLSQDPHSRVAVETMGGHGVITITGEITSGAVFDAEKIAKRIAGDQYQVSVNLVQQSPDIARGVDPGGAGDQGIMVGYACSETPELIPLEVKLSRDLCRVLFSKYKTDGKTQITLENNLISTVVASFQHARAEEMKGLVEEWLKDKNVSENLKIYVNPAGDWSQGGFEADAGVTGRKLIVDNYGPRIPIGGGAFSGKDPSKVDRSAAYMARKIAVDYLQKNNAKEVICHLAYSIGVAEPVMATVEIDGRKENVQGYDLTPKGIITLLELKKPQFEQTAEFGHFGNNFCWDK from the coding sequence ATGTTACGTACAGCAGAGTCAGTTTCACCAATGCACCCAGACAAAATTTGTGATCGTGTTTCCGATGCTATTTTAGATATTTGTTTATCGCAAGACCCACATTCACGGGTTGCAGTAGAGACAATGGGGGGGCATGGAGTTATTACAATTACCGGAGAGATTACTTCCGGTGCGGTTTTTGATGCGGAAAAAATTGCTAAACGAATTGCTGGAGATCAATATCAAGTTAGTGTCAATTTAGTTCAGCAATCTCCAGATATTGCCCGAGGAGTTGATCCGGGTGGTGCTGGTGACCAGGGAATCATGGTTGGATATGCTTGCAGTGAAACTCCGGAATTAATTCCTTTGGAGGTAAAGCTTTCACGTGATTTGTGTCGAGTATTATTTTCTAAATACAAAACTGATGGCAAAACTCAAATTACATTAGAAAACAATTTAATTTCAACTGTCGTGGCCAGCTTTCAGCATGCTCGAGCAGAAGAAATGAAGGGGCTGGTTGAAGAATGGTTAAAAGACAAAAATGTAAGTGAAAACCTTAAAATTTATGTTAATCCAGCTGGTGATTGGTCACAAGGAGGATTTGAGGCAGATGCTGGTGTAACTGGTCGGAAATTGATTGTGGATAACTATGGTCCACGAATTCCTATCGGAGGTGGTGCATTTTCAGGCAAGGATCCGTCCAAAGTCGATCGTTCCGCTGCTTACATGGCCAGAAAAATTGCTGTTGATTATTTACAAAAAAATAATGCCAAAGAAGTTATTTGCCATTTAGCTTATTCAATTGGAGTAGCTGAACCGGTAATGGCGACTGTGGAAATTGATGGTCGCAAAGAGAATGTACAAGGTTATGATTTAACTCCTAAAGGGATTATTACTTTATTAGAGTTGAAAAAGCCTCAATTTGAACAAACTGCTGAGTTTGGCCATTTCGGGAATAATTTTTGTTGGGATAAGTAG
- a CDS encoding thioredoxin family protein encodes MKKNFLLTILILIMLFSITGCGQKTVKLKTNSGETKELVITDKTVKYLDYSPTVLGREVDLGKKVVLFFYAPWDPYSVTADTKFDLQQSDIPDKAVVLKVDYAKEENLKQKYSVEHTSTFIQIDKDQNEINRWVVGDVETLNEKLK; translated from the coding sequence ATGAAAAAAAATTTCTTACTTACAATATTAATTTTGATCATGTTGTTTTCTATAACCGGTTGTGGTCAAAAAACCGTTAAACTCAAAACCAACTCTGGTGAAACCAAAGAATTAGTTATTACAGATAAAACAGTTAAGTATCTGGATTATTCTCCAACAGTTTTAGGGAGAGAGGTAGATTTAGGCAAAAAAGTAGTTTTGTTTTTTTATGCTCCTTGGGATCCGTATTCAGTGACTGCTGATACCAAGTTTGATTTACAACAATCAGACATCCCAGACAAGGCTGTGGTCTTAAAAGTGGATTATGCAAAGGAAGAAAATCTAAAACAAAAATACTCAGTTGAACATACTTCAACATTTATTCAAATAGACAAAGATCAAAATGAAATAAACCGTTGGGTGGTTGGCGATGTTGAAACTTTGAATGAAAAGCTTAAATAA